GGCGAGAAAAAGCCCTCGATGATCCCAGCGATGACCAGCATGGGCACGATGCCAAACACCAGACGCGCCCCGAGGAGACCGTAGTACTTCAGGGCGTCCGGGCGGCGCAGCTTTCCGGGCAGCAGGAGACCACGGGCAATCAGCAGACCTGCGCCCCCTGCCAAGAAGATCGCGGGCAGCTCTAGGGCGCCGTGGGGAAACACAAAGGCCCAAAAGGGAAACGCCAGGTTGTTTTGGCCGACCAGGGTGGCCACAGCGCCGATGTGTAGGCCGTTGTAGACCATGAGAAAGGCGGTGTAGAGCCCGGCCGTGATGCCGCCGCCCGCTGCCCCAAAGGACACCTGAATGTTGTTGATCATGATGTTGCTGGAGGCGAGGGGCTCGATGCCGACGATGGAGCCCATCCACAGCTCTTGGCGATCGCGCACCATCTCAATTAGCTGATTGGGCACCAGCAGCGCCATAAACGACGGATCTCGCCAGCTAAACCACCACGCCACCAGCGCGCCCACGAGAAACAGCCCCGTGGCGGCCAGGGTGTAGCCGAAGGTGTGCTGAATCACCGCCGGTAGGCCCCAGCGATAGAACTGGACAACCGATCGCCATTCCTGCCGCCGCGAGCCCTGGTACACCTGGGTATAGGCCCGCGTGGTCAGCAGCTGGAGCTCGCGAACCAGGGTTTCGCCCACCTGATGGGTGCGGGCTCGGGCAAGGTCAGCGGAGGCTGAGCGATAGAGGCTGGCCAACTGCTGAATTTCCTCGGCCTTGAGGGTGCGCAGGCCCCGCCGCTCGACCCGCCTCAGCAAGGCGTCAAGCTGCTTCCAGTCGCTCTCCCGCCGCGCAATCCACCGCTGAATATTCATAAAAATAGTGCTGAAATTTCTGAAGTCTTGCTAAGACTTTTGCCGAAGTTGGGCCTAGCCTAGCCTAGGATAGCGGCATCTTTCGATGTTGTCTGAATCGCGAAGGACGAGCAATGGCCGCGGACCAACAATCAACCAGTTCTCTGCGCGCTCTTAGTGTGGGAGACATTGTCAGCGTCGGTGTGCAGGTGTGTCGAGCCTACCCCAAGCTGTTTTTTCGGACGGCGCTGGTGGCCTGGCTATGGATTTTGGTGCCGATCTATGGCTGGGCCAAGTACTCGGCGCTGTGCGCTTTGATCTCCCGCCTAACCTACGATCGCTTGACGAGTCAGCCCGAGAGCCTGAAGTCGACTCGAGAATCGATCGATCACGATCTTTGGAATTTCTTTA
This genomic stretch from Geitlerinema sp. PCC 7407 harbors:
- a CDS encoding stage II sporulation protein M, whose translation is MNIQRWIARRESDWKQLDALLRRVERRGLRTLKAEEIQQLASLYRSASADLARARTHQVGETLVRELQLLTTRAYTQVYQGSRRQEWRSVVQFYRWGLPAVIQHTFGYTLAATGLFLVGALVAWWFSWRDPSFMALLVPNQLIEMVRDRQELWMGSIVGIEPLASSNIMINNIQVSFGAAGGGITAGLYTAFLMVYNGLHIGAVATLVGQNNLAFPFWAFVFPHGALELPAIFLAGGAGLLIARGLLLPGKLRRPDALKYYGLLGARLVFGIVPMLVIAGIIEGFFSPNPGIPDPVKYLVGIGLLTLLVLYGSQAIPAEVREQATQVD